The Lutra lutra chromosome 15, mLutLut1.2, whole genome shotgun sequence genome includes a region encoding these proteins:
- the SNAPIN gene encoding SNARE-associated protein Snapin isoform X2, giving the protein MAPSTPEVWRRPPTPLLRDLQGTARRPGPRRPGRGDSVSQKSPGSVQPAAPRRPLVAHVSATPVPGGPRGTIRAEGMLVMAAASSASVSGAGTPVAGPAGRDLFAEGLLEFLRPAVQQLDSHVHAVRESQVELREQIDNLASGAGREPCGVRCSFLPSPRTVPDQ; this is encoded by the exons ATGGCTCCTTCCACCCCCGAGGTCTGGAGACGCCCCCCAACACCGCTTCTCCGGGACCTCCAAGGAACTGCACGTCGGCCCGGCCCGCGCCGCCCGGGTCGCGGAGACTCGGTTTCCCAGAAGTCCCCAGGCAGCGTCCAGCCCGCAgctcccaggcgccccctggtggcccACGTCAGCGCGACTCCAGTTCCCGGCGGCCCGCGCGGCACGATCCGGGCGGAAGGAATGCTCGTAATGGCGGCGGCTAGTTCCGCCTCTGTGTCCGGGGCAGGGACTCCAGTGGCGGGTCCCGCAGGCCGCGACCTCTTCGCCGAGGGGCTCCTCGAGTTCCTGCGACCGGCTGTGCAGCAGCTGGACTCTCACGTCCACGCCGTCAG AGAGAGCCAGGTAGAACTACGAGAACAGATTGACAACCTAGCTTCTG GAGCAGGAAGGGAACCATGTGGTGTTCGctgctccttccttccatcccccaGAACTGTGCCGGATCAATGA